CTGCGTCGGCGGGCGCGTGGTCGTCGTGGACGAGGAGCCCGTGGTGCCGCTGCCCTGCGTGGCCGTCGGGCGCTGTTCCTGCGTGCGGGTGGCCTCCCGGGTCGTCTCGGTCGGCCGGGTCGCCTCCTCGGTCTCCTCGCGCCCTGCGGTGGCCTCCGTCGTCTCGGACGTCTCGGACGTCGCGGACGGCTCCGGCGCGGTGGAGGCGCTCCCGGAGGGGGCTCGGCGCGTCGGCTCCGTGGGGAGCGGGCGGCCGGGGAGGTGGTTGATCGGGTCGTCGTTGGGGCCCGGGACGGTGACCATCTCGGTCGAGCGGACCGCGCCGCCGAGGACGGAGCCGATGAGGAGGGTGAGGCCGACGACGACCGAGGCGAGGAGGGTGCTGCGGCGCGTGACGCGGCGGCGCAGGGCCCAGAGTTCGGCGCGGGGGCCGAGGGTGCGCCAGGCCTCTCCCGCGAGGCGGCCGTCGATCGAGTACACGGGGGCGCCGGCGATGATCAGCGGGGACCAGGCGGCCAGGTAGATGATGTCGGCCGAGTCGTAGACCGGGACGGTCTTCCAGCTGACGGTCAGGATGAGCGCGGCGGAGAGCAGGGCGCCGACGACGGCGGCCGCCCGCTGCCAGAGGCCGAGCACGGTGAGGACGCCGACGACGACCTGGAGGAACGCGACGGTGAGCCCGGCGCCCACGGGGTGCTGGAGGGCGAAGTCGCGGAGCGGTTCGGCGAGGGCCCACGGGTGCAGCGAGTTGAGCCACTTCACCATGGAGCCGCGCTCGCCGCCGTCGAAGTAGACGGGGTCGCAGAGCTTGCCCATGCCCGCGTAGATGGAGATGAAGCCGAGGAAGACGCGGAGCGGGAGGAGGACGACGCCGAGGTTCATCCGGCGGCCCGGGTAGTACGCGTGCCGGACGGGGTCGTGCGCCTGGCGCCGGCCGTCGCGGCCCTCCCGGCCGTCCGCCGTGCCGTACGCCGTGTCGTCCCCGTACGGCCCGGGGGTCTCGGGCCGGAGCTCGTACACGTCGTCGTAGGCGCCCTCGGCGCGACGCATCGGCGGCAGCAGCGGCCCGGCGGCCTCGGCGGGCACCATCGGGGTGGGCATCGTGTCGTCGATGCGCGGGATGGCCTGGGTCGCGCCCGCGTCGAGCCCTGCGTCCAGGCCGGAGTGTCCGGCGTGTCCCGCGTGCCCGAGGCGTCCGCCCGGTGCACCATGGCCGCCGTGACCGACCGCCGGGTCCAGGGTGGAGACGGCGGAGGACTCGCGTACGGCCTGGAGCAGACCGGTCGCGCCCGGCGCGGACTTCCCCGTCCACACGACGGGACGGCGGCGCGGCGCGCCCCCTCCCGCACCGGCTGCGGCTCCCGCTCCCGCGAGTGCGGCGACGCGCGGGTTCGCGGCGAACGTCGGCGCCTGTGCCGGCGCGAGCCGCACACGGAAGCTGGCGTGGTTCACGATCACCTGGGCGGGATCT
The sequence above is a segment of the Streptomyces sp. NBC_01255 genome. Coding sequences within it:
- a CDS encoding DoxX family membrane protein; this encodes MSVDTRTPRPGFDDQPALSMVKVDSDPAQVIVNHASFRVRLAPAQAPTFAANPRVAALAGAGAAAGAGGGAPRRRPVVWTGKSAPGATGLLQAVRESSAVSTLDPAVGHGGHGAPGGRLGHAGHAGHSGLDAGLDAGATQAIPRIDDTMPTPMVPAEAAGPLLPPMRRAEGAYDDVYELRPETPGPYGDDTAYGTADGREGRDGRRQAHDPVRHAYYPGRRMNLGVVLLPLRVFLGFISIYAGMGKLCDPVYFDGGERGSMVKWLNSLHPWALAEPLRDFALQHPVGAGLTVAFLQVVVGVLTVLGLWQRAAAVVGALLSAALILTVSWKTVPVYDSADIIYLAAWSPLIIAGAPVYSIDGRLAGEAWRTLGPRAELWALRRRVTRRSTLLASVVVGLTLLIGSVLGGAVRSTEMVTVPGPNDDPINHLPGRPLPTEPTRRAPSGSASTAPEPSATSETSETTEATAGREETEEATRPTETTREATRTQEQRPTATQGSGTTGSSSTTTTRPPTQSDPAPPPTTSDTPTSTGGTSSGGSTGSTGSTGGSSTPTESGSTTGGARNPIGGLLG